tttttccccagtgctggagatcaaacccaagttcttcaccactgagctatatctccaggccccttgttctaaatttttcttttctttctttttttttttttttgtactggggatgagctacatcctggccctatcaattaatcaattaatttgttacagggattaaactcaggggtgcttaaccactaagccatatccccagccctttattgtattttatttagagacaaggtatcactgagttgcttagggcctcactaaattgctgaggctggctttgaacttgtgatcctcctgcctcagcctcctgagtctctgagattacatgTACTACCACACCTGAATCCTTTGTTCTTAATTCTGAAACTATGTGAATTACAATTTCTATTCTCTTCTTAAACTGTCTTTGCTATTCCACCCACAATGGGAATCATGTTTGTATCCAACCCTCAGTCAGTGAACAAACTGCACATCCCCCAGGGTATCCTCTCCTGCAGATTCAGCTCTCATGTTGCTCCTTGTCCTTAGACACCATTCTAGGTTATAGGCTCACCAGGGATCTGGTGATTCAAAACATTGTGAAGAAGAGCCAGGTGTGGGGgcccacacctggaatcccagtaactctggaggctgaggcaggaggattctgaattcaaagccagcctcagcaatttagcaaggccctgatcAACTTTgggagacactgtcttaaaataaaaaataaaaagggctggggatgtggctcagtggttaagtatccctgggttcaatctctagtaccaaaacaaacaaacaaaaaaagaaagattgtaaAGAAGAGATATTTGCTGGGCTGGGCAGAGCaaatctataatcccagccatctgggaggctgaggcaggaggatcccaaatttttttttttttttttttttttttacaaagtctcattaaattgtggagactggtctcaaacttttttttttttttttaatatttatttatttttttagttatcggcagacacaacatctttgttggtatgtggtgctgaggatcgaacctgggccgcacgcattccagacgagcgtgctaccgcttgagccacatccccagcccgaggatcccaaatttgaggccagtttcaaCATTTAgataggccctaagcaacttcatgaggcattctctcaaaaataaataaataaataaataggacttgGGATAtgacttaggttttttttttttttttaatatttttagttttaggtggacacaatacctaaaactaaaaatattagttttaggtatttaaaatatttttttatttttttttttaaagagagagagagagagagaatttttaatatttatttttcagttctctacggacacaacatctttattggtatgtggtgctgaggatcgaactcgggccgcacgcataccaggcgagggcactaccgcttgagccacatccccagacccaccttttatttttttaatttttggtactggggattgaactcaggtacagtcaaccactgagccacacccacagccctatcttatattttatttagagacaaggtctcactgagttacttagtgcctcatttttgttgaagctggctttgaccttgtgatcctcctgcctcaggctccctagcCACTGTGCTTACAGGCAGGCATACACTACTGCCCCTGgctgaacctttattttatttatttattttatgtggtcctaaggattgaacccagtgcctcatacgtgctaggaagtgctctaccgctgagtcacaaccccagccctgactcagtgtttttgtaaatgcttctgggttcaatccccagtacccccaaaaaatgtattaatatttctggcagcattattcacaagagcAAAGTAACTTTTTGCACTGTACATctacagatgaataaataagcaaaagatgGTAGGAATTGGATTTTTGCTTTAGTAgcaagagtgcttgcctagctgggcatgatggtgcacatctgtaatcccagaggctcaggaggctgaggcaggaggataacaagttcaaagctagcttcagcaaaagcaagttgctaagcaattcaatgagactctgtctctaaataaaatacaagatggggctggggatgtggcccagtggttgagtgcccctgagttaaatccctgggtgttacaaaaacaccaaaaaaaaaaaaaaaaaaaaaaaaaaaaagagtgcttgcctaatatgcatgaggccttgggttcaattcccagcactgcaaaaataaatagaaaatgaaaataatttaaaaataaataaataaagctgggtATGGTAGCACACATACTTGTAATCTCCCCAAcactggaggctaaggcaggagtatccTAAattcaacctcagcaatttaataagtcctgtctcaaaatgaaaaataagaaggactgagaaaaaaaaagaagaaggactgaggatatagctcatagcaaagtgcccctgggttcaatccccagtatcaaaaaaaaaaaaaaggtggtatATGCatattggaatattattcagcctttacacttgatcttagccaaaaggcagAGAAGcgatattattcagcctttaaaaggaagaaaattctgacacCCACTACCACATGGATGAAACTTAAGGACATTAGGCtcggtgaaataagccaatcataAAATGACAAATGCTGTATGAGTTCTTTCATTTGAGGTActtagagtagtcaaattcatagagacaaaaaaGAGTAGTGGGAGTAGAGTAGGCCAGTGGTAAAGCATGTACAGAGTCCTAGATTTAATCCTAATCATCAGAAAGAAGCAAAGTAAAACGCCCTTTTAGTTCATCATGTCCAATAATGCTCTCAGTCAGAGGAAAGACACTGCATTTCTCAACGTAGCCTCAAATGATTGGAAGCACCCTGGGGCACAATAATTGGTGCCACCAGCTGTTTCCATGTCAAGttagtggttgccaggagctggggtgggggatggggcaTTACTGTTTAGTGGATACAGTTTCtgtttgcaagatgaaaagagttctggAGACCTTTTGCACAACAACATGAATGTACTTAACACTACTAAACTACACTTAAAAAGGGTTAtggttgggctgggattgtggctcagcggagtgctcccctagcatgcccggggcccttggtttgaatctcagcaccacataaaaataaatgaatggaataaaggtattgtgtccaacaactaaaaaaatatattaaaaaattaaaaaggagatgGAGTtctgtggtagaatgcttgccaaGAGGTCCTGGCTTTGATTCTCTTgaaatggagaatttttttttctttttttttttcctttgacagtGCTGGGGTCCAAACTCAGTCTCTgtatatgttaggcaagtgctgaaCTATAGCACCAGCCtatgatggttaaaaaaaaaaaaaaaaaagttttttttttttttttttgtactgtggattgaacccagggggctttTACCACTAGtaacatccctagctctttttatttttgagacagggtctcactaagttgcttagggcctcactaagttgctaaggttgatcttgagcttgcaatcctcctgccttagcctcctgagtttctgggattacaggtattcgccaccatgcccagccgatggtaaattttgttaaaaacaatTGTGAAAGATGTTGCTTTCAGCTGTGAGCATTGGcctaaaaggaggaaaggtgaTGGGTGCCTTCAAGGGCTGATGGTGAAGTCCAGTGTGGTGAGCTGGTCTGAGTTCCTTCCCTAGGGTAGTCACAGAACCTGTCTGAGCCTGTTTTTTTGCTGTAAAAATGGATTATTGTGAGCGTGAGAGGGGACAACAGTGGCCCTTGATCCATGGATATCCTGATAGATTTCCTTTGCTTGCTGAGGCCTGTGGCCTTCAGCTCACAAATAATGTGTCCATGTGTACACAAGACTCCTCAGGTAGGTCAAGTATTCTTTGAGGATAAGACTGCCATAAATGTGTCAGATTGGGCTCTTGGGCCTgccccttccctcttcccaccTTCAACCCTAGGGACAATAATCCTTTAGCCTCAGTTCTTAGACTTGACCATATAACCAGATAGTAGCTCCAAAGCTTCTGTCTCAAGAgtgcttccagggctggggatgtggctcaaacggtagcgtgcttgcctggcatgcatgcggcctgggttcgatcctcagcaccacatacaaacaaagatattgtgtccaccgggggggtggcgggggggactaaaaaaaaagagtgctccCAGTCAGGGttgagttgtagcttagtggttgggttccatccacagcaccaaataaataaataaaactaagatattaaaaaaaaaatagagtacttCCAGTCATTTCTGGCTACACTGTCATCCTTTCTCTGATAGCATTGGTGGGAAACAAAGTGGCATCAAACAGAAGCAAGGAAGGATGAAACCCACCCTTTGTCCTCATCCTCCTGGAGAGAGAACCCTGGAAAACCATGTAAAGAGGAGGTGGCTCTGAGCCTTCTGACTTTAGCCATTGGGGGACTCCCCTGAGTCTCAGTTGGCATTTATGTAAAATAGGGGCAATTAAGAAAGTGCACTTCCAAGAGGATCTCTCATGAAGCACTTTGGGAAAGGGAGAATCTAGAGTCAGACTCTCTACTGAGAGACATTGACCCCACCTTCACAAGGGTTCACCAGCAACACAGTCCCAGCATAGGGACCCCTTGGGAAAGTTCTAGCCAGGAAAAACCTTCAGGGCCCTGTTTCTTAGCTCTGGCTTCTGGCTGGACCCTCTGTAACTAGCATGCCTCGAACAGGGCCCACCCTAAAGAGTAAAAATGCAACTACTCTTCCCTGGCCAGGAAGACATTTCTGTAGCACTTGCAGATCCACTGGACAGGTCAGGGAAGAAGAGACATGTGCATATTTCCCTTGGTTGTTCTTTAActtctaaaatattcttttttttttctatgaacattttaatgaggggttgaacataaaataaaaaaataacattctgattctttttttttaagatgcagACTTTTCTTAAGACTTTCATACAAGGCAATGGATGAATAATGTTAACCTGCTAAAGACAACACATATTGACCACAGAAAAAGGCACTTCTTCAAATACATATTATAGTTTTTGACAACTTTGAAACAGTCAAACTCTcaggaattggcttattttcttttggaaacaaTTAAGCTCAACTTCTCCCAGAGGTTAAGGGACACCTGGGGACTGCCATCAGTTTTAACACAATGGTGCCTGGAGCAAATGTTGCTTAAGGCGGCTGCAAGAAGGGGTGTTGTATGAGGGTGCTCATGCTTGCTTCTTATCCAGAGGGGTGTGGGAAGCCAGAGGCTACCACCCCAGCAGGTAGCCTTGCTTACTCTCTGTGGATAGACAAGTCATCCAATAGGTGGGCTGGGACTAGGCCCCTATGGCCACCTGACTCACCATAATAGAATCCTTTATCATCCACAGGCCCATACACTGTGAtcatgtccccagccctcagtgcCAGCTTGCCTTTTCCCCGGCATCCTGCTCTTCTATTCCTGGGATCATAGTCCAGGGCCGCCATCATGGTCTTTGGAGTCCACAGTGTGGGTCTCTTGGAGTTCCCTTGGGGTATGAGGAAGGAACCTTGGGGCCTGGTGAGCCTCTCAAAGTCTGCAAGGTGGCCCACAGAGGGCAGGTGCCCTTGTGCTGGCAAATGCCACCTCCTGTCAGTCCACTCTGTGCCCACCTCTACCTCCACTACAAGGTGCCCAGGGATGTTGCCCACTTGTCCATTGCACTCACCATGGTAGAAACCATGGGGGTCCTGACAGCCCCATACTCTTAGCAACTGCCCTTTCTGGAAGGTCAGTTCCTTCTCTGCTGCCTCAGGGTTGGCAGACATTGTCAGAGGGTTATAATCAAAGAGGGCCACAAAGACCCTGGCGGGAATATTGGCTTCTGTCCCCAGCTGTGTGGGGCCACCCCTGGACATCTTAATGATTTTGCTGGATGGAGTTGGACACAGCACTGAACTGGGCTCAAGGAGCTGGCACTCTCTCTTATCCCCCAGAGCCTGACCTCGCCTACTGTGAGgcctcaaattctttttctgctcttGATTTTTTGTGCACCAAGGATCCAAGCACAATGCTGCCGCCTCCTCAAAGATGTCATGGAAATCAGCTGCATATTGCTGGCAGGTTCTCTGTTGGGGAGGTATGAACACTTGGGTATTCTGTTTTTGCCTAAGGGTCTTTTCAAAGGCAGCCTTCTCCTGACTTAGCTCTTTTCTGGGTCCACACTCAGGGGGCGGATGGCTGAATCCTGGAACAGGACTTCTGCTGGTATTCATGTGCCCATAGTGGTTTTCTTTCAACCCAGACTGGTCACTGGGTACAGGTAATCtgtggtggttctggggattctTCTGAAAGGACATAtcctttctgcattttttccAGGTCTCTATGGGTTCCTGGACTTTGTTGCCAGTCCCTTCTGAGCttaggttggacactggggacTGCCTTTTTGGGGCTTCTTCAGGGAATGCTTCTAAAGACTTGGTCTGAGGCTCCCCACAACTTCCAGGAGTGTGGGGGACAGCTTTGGTATTCGGAGAAGCCAGTACCAGCTTCTGATGGCAGACAGGGAAGGTGACTCTATAGGTGGATGGGTCACCACAGGTATAGCTAAATGAAGGAGTCTCTGGTAATGGGTTGCAGGTGAAGTAGTCCTCAGGGATCTGAGCTGGCACTGAATCCATGGACTCACCATAAAGTGACATGGTTCTCACTGAGACCTTCTGGCATGTTAGGGGCACCTGCATTTGGGAAAATTGCAGCAGGATGCTCCCAGCAGTGGCATCAGTGACCTCTGCAACCTTGAGCCCATCTGCGTACACAGCATAACCAGTAACCTGGACCCCATTGGAGGACCCAGCTGAGTCAATGGTCACAGGAAGCCAACTGACCACCAGGAAACCTGGCAAGGTGTGGTGCTCCACCAGGACATCTAGCGGAGGGTCAGGGGGTCCTGCTAAGGGGGTATTGAAGATGATGGTAGAGGACATTGTTTCCCAGTGCTCCTGCAACAAGTCCCAAGGCAGACGCACCTCCACCCGCACCTGATATCGTGTGCTGGGATGTAGGCCTTGGAAAGTATAGCAGCTCACACCTGAAGGGGTCAAGGCATGTTCCTGGTCATTGAGATATACCACATGAGGGTGTCTGTTGCTGCTGCAGACCCAGGCAATTTCAGCTGATGTGGCTGTGACATTCTGCAGATGTAGTTGCATTGGAGCCACACACAGCACTCCTTTGGCCCCCAGAAGGGGTCTGGAGAAGCCCTGCTCCCCCACACTATGTGGTGAGCCTAGCCAACATGCTTTTGTCTTAGACTCCAAGATCTCTACTGCCACTTCTGTCTTGGAGCCCACCCTTCCCTGCTGGCATGGCACTCTATCCACTGATCCCTGTGCTTCCCCAGATAATGAGCTATTTTCTTCTGAGACTCTGCTCTGCCCAGCTGGCAGTACAGTGGGGCCAAGGTCAGGGTACTTGGAGGACAGGCAGCCCAGGATGTCACTGTCTGGAATCTGTTCCACCAAGTTTGAGGGCACTAGTCCCCGCCGGCCATCCTCAAGCTCCCCTTCATAGAAGCCATCATCGTCCATATCCCCAAAGATATATACATAGTCACCAGCTGTCAAGGGCAGCTCACCATCAGGTTGCTCATTGGGCCCCTCTAAGGGGTTGTAGCTATACCTAGCCAAAAAGATTTTGAGCTTGGGAGTTGCAGGAGTCTCAGAGGACCCCACTTCCAGGGAAGGAGACACACTGTCTGGCTCTAGGTCATCCACCTCACTGACTGTATCCATGTCCAGAGTAAGGCAAGATGGCACTGTGGCCCACATGGACTCCAcctctgaggaggaggaggagtttgaATGGGAGCTGGTTTTCTTGGTCTGGGGCCTGGAGTCCAGGAGCTGGCTGGCAGGGACCCTATCTGACACTTGGGGCACACTGGATGGTTCCCCAAGAACTGGGTTCTCCTGCTGGGAGAGACAAACAAGAAGCTGTTTGCTGGGGTCTGACAAGGCATGGTCTTCAGGCCCTGGCTTGAACTTGGCCCTTCCACTACCCCTACCTTGGGATTCTGGGGTTTGGGTGGTCTCCCGTAGCTGTTCGGGAGGGTGTTCAGAGGAACACTGCAGCGCCTGCATCTCCTTCCGGGCATCCTGCAGGTCACTCAGGGCCTTCTGCAGGTcgtgctgcagctgctgctgcctgTCTTGCTCGCGTGCTGCCTGTTGCAGCAGCTGCTCTGCCAGCAGGTTTGCGGCGTCGCGCTCCTGGCACGCGCGGCCCAGCTGCTCGCGCACGTCGCTGTTCTCTGCAGCCACTTTCCTCACCCAGTCAGCCTGGGCCTGCAGTCGCGCGTTCTCCTCCGCCAGCCAGGCGCCCTTGCGCAGTGCTGTCTGCAGCTGTGCTGCTGTCTCCTCGCCGCGCCGCTGTGCTGCCGCCGCCTGAGCACCCAGTTCCTCACATTCCCTACGCCGCGCGCCCAGCTCGCGCTCTAGTGCTTGCACCTGGTGTCGCGCATCTTCACAGAGTGCGCTCTGGCCGCCCGCCTCGGCTGGCTTGTCGCTCTTGCCCTGTTGTAGCGTCAACTGCCTTTGCAGGCGTAGCACTTCCCGCTGGGACTCACGTTGCAGCCGGTCCAAGTCGCTGATGTTGAGCCACTGCGTGCAGGGGGCGCCTCCTCCAGGATCAGAGACGCTATTAAGGTCAGTGGCGACGCGTGCTTGCAGCAGGTGGCATTCGCGCTGCAGCTCTTCGATCTGCTTGTCTTTGGCTAGCAGCGCGCTAGCTTGCTCTGACAGATCCTGCGCACGCTGGCGAGCAAAGGCCTGGCATAGCTCCAGGCCAGAGCGGCTCTCACCCGGCACAGGCGCGCTCATTGCTCTCAGGTTGGTCTCCTGAAGCTTTCGAGCCCGGTCCTCCAGGCGCCTCGCGAGTCCGGTCAGTTCCGCGTGCTTCACTTTGAGCCGCTTCACCTTTTCCTCCGCCCCGTCGGAGAAGTGTGAGCGACGCAACTGTATGTTCTCTTCTTGTAGTCCAGAGCAGCGGCGTGCCAGCACCCGCAGCGTTTCAGCAAGTTCCGAGTTCTGCTTCACCAGATCCTGGTAGTCCAAGCTCAGTGGTGAGGGCGTCAGAGCAGCGCAGGGCTCCTTCCGGGAGATTTCTTCTCGGGGATCGCTAGGGTTCCTACGTACCGATAATGACAGGGATGGTAGCAGTGGCGGCGGCGGGGTACTTAGGGAGCCCCTGATGGATGCATCTGTCAAGGAGACTCGCGCCTCAGTTTCGGAGGCCTTGGGGAAACTCAGTGTGCTGTCCAGCGAGCAAGAACGCTCTGTTGCCAAGGAATCGAGGGAGCTGGCGCGCGTTGGGAGCAGGCCATCTGCGGAGCTTGAGCACACACCGGGCACCAAATCCAGGGAACGAGAGCGAATGCGATCGCGCGCGCTCAGGCCGTCCAGGGATGCGAGACGACAGTCGGGCTTTGGAGTGAGACGAGCACTGCTTGCTGTTCCAGGGAGCGGCTCTTCCGAGGGATTCACTGCCTGGGAGTCCGGGGGTCCAGACAAAGCGGGCTGCCAGCGGAAGTGTTCCAAGATGTACTTGAGGAAGAGCTGGCGCTCCATGTCCAGCGCCGCCTGCAGGTGACGGATGCGCGCTGCCTGCTCGCTGTCGGTATCCCAGCGCAGTTGTGCCAGGACGTCCTGCAGGCGACAGCGACATTGCGCGGCAGAGACCTCCGGCGCCCCCGCGCGGCTGCAGTAGCCACGGTTCACCAGCTCCTGGGCCAGCTGGCGCTGCAGCTCCCGGGCCTGGCGCACCACGCCATCACGCTCGCgatgcagcagctgctgcagctgcCGCAACTCGGCCTCCTTCCAGCGCAGCAGCTGCCGGATCTCGGTCTCGCGCTGCCGCTGCACGTCCTCCTGCAGCTGCCGCAGCTCCCGGAAGCGCTGTGCCTCCCACTTGGAGCGCAGATGGTCAGCCAGCTGCTGCCGCTCCCTCTCGGCGGCCTCCCGCAGCTGCCGCGCCTGGGACGCGAAGCGCCGTCGTTCCGCCAACCTCCGCGCGCGCTCCGCCTCCAGCTCAGCCCGCAACTTCTCTAGCTCCCGTCTCTGTTCCTCCTGCACTGCAGCCGCCGGGCCGGGGCTACCTGGCTTCTTGGGCGACGCGCGGCCGCCACCCAAGGGGGTGGGCGAGTCCTTGGTCATTGTGGCCGCAGCCAGGCCAGACGCCTGACCTCGCCTGGGAGGCCACAGCTCGCCAACGGCTGCCGCCCCGGCCGCGGCCAACCGCCCCACGCGCCCCTTCCGGCGCACTCTGGTGGGACTCCACGCGCCCCTTCCGCTTCGGGATGGGTTCCCCTAGTCCCCTGCCGCGGGTGTCTTCAAGGGTTGTTCACCTCTCCGGGTTGCCTAGGCAGAGACTGAGACCTGACACGGACGCCTGAGCCTACTGAGATTCCCTGGGTGTCTTTTGGCCCAACTAAGTCCCTGTGCCACATCATAAGAGACAGCAGCACCTGGTGTGGCCTTCTAAAGCTTTGGTCATTTAGTCAGATTGTTAGGGCTGGTGGTCATTGGATTCCAATAGGGTTTCAGCTTCCTGAACTTCCATGCTGTCATTTGTTAAATGGACTAATAATGCAACACTATTTGATCAGTGTGACATGTGATCTCACAGAGTTCCCTGATCTTTCTGAATACCCATGTCCTCTGTGTTCAATGAGGTGAGAGAACCCAGAACAGAAAAAGGCATCCTGGTAATTAGCTCACttattttagtttgagtccattttTTACGCTCAAAGAAACTGAGGACTTTGAGGCAGGGATTTTACTGAGGCTGGGCAAAGCTGCCATGATGGACATAGGACAGATAATGTCTGATCTCTCTGGGGctcagggaggaaggaagcaccagagaacagagtttcttTCTAGATCCCACCATTTTTTGACTAAGTGAT
This is a stretch of genomic DNA from Ictidomys tridecemlineatus isolate mIctTri1 chromosome 2, mIctTri1.hap1, whole genome shotgun sequence. It encodes these proteins:
- the LOC101971838 gene encoding RIMS-binding protein 3B, which gives rise to MTKDSPTPLGGGRASPKKPGSPGPAAAVQEEQRRELEKLRAELEAERARRLAERRRFASQARQLREAAERERQQLADHLRSKWEAQRFRELRQLQEDVQRQRETEIRQLLRWKEAELRQLQQLLHRERDGVVRQARELQRQLAQELVNRGYCSRAGAPEVSAAQCRCRLQDVLAQLRWDTDSEQAARIRHLQAALDMERQLFLKYILEHFRWQPALSGPPDSQAVNPSEEPLPGTASSARLTPKPDCRLASLDGLSARDRIRSRSLDLVPGVCSSSADGLLPTRASSLDSLATERSCSLDSTLSFPKASETEARVSLTDASIRGSLSTPPPPLLPSLSLSVRRNPSDPREEISRKEPCAALTPSPLSLDYQDLVKQNSELAETLRVLARRCSGLQEENIQLRRSHFSDGAEEKVKRLKVKHAELTGLARRLEDRARKLQETNLRAMSAPVPGESRSGLELCQAFARQRAQDLSEQASALLAKDKQIEELQRECHLLQARVATDLNSVSDPGGGAPCTQWLNISDLDRLQRESQREVLRLQRQLTLQQGKSDKPAEAGGQSALCEDARHQVQALERELGARRRECEELGAQAAAAQRRGEETAAQLQTALRKGAWLAEENARLQAQADWVRKVAAENSDVREQLGRACQERDAANLLAEQLLQQAAREQDRQQQLQHDLQKALSDLQDARKEMQALQCSSEHPPEQLRETTQTPESQGRGSGRAKFKPGPEDHALSDPSKQLLVCLSQQENPVLGEPSSVPQVSDRVPASQLLDSRPQTKKTSSHSNSSSSSEVESMWATVPSCLTLDMDTVSEVDDLEPDSVSPSLEVGSSETPATPKLKIFLARYSYNPLEGPNEQPDGELPLTAGDYVYIFGDMDDDGFYEGELEDGRRGLVPSNLVEQIPDSDILGCLSSKYPDLGPTVLPAGQSRVSEENSSLSGEAQGSVDRVPCQQGRVGSKTEVAVEILESKTKACWLGSPHSVGEQGFSRPLLGAKGVLCVAPMQLHLQNVTATSAEIAWVCSSNRHPHVVYLNDQEHALTPSGVSCYTFQGLHPSTRYQVRVEVRLPWDLLQEHWETMSSTIIFNTPLAGPPDPPLDVLVEHHTLPGFLVVSWLPVTIDSAGSSNGVQVTGYAVYADGLKVAEVTDATAGSILLQFSQMQVPLTCQKVSVRTMSLYGESMDSVPAQIPEDYFTCNPLPETPSFSYTCGDPSTYRVTFPVCHQKLVLASPNTKAVPHTPGSCGEPQTKSLEAFPEEAPKRQSPVSNLSSEGTGNKVQEPIETWKKCRKDMSFQKNPQNHHRLPVPSDQSGLKENHYGHMNTSRSPVPGFSHPPPECGPRKELSQEKAAFEKTLRQKQNTQVFIPPQQRTCQQYAADFHDIFEEAAALCLDPWCTKNQEQKKNLRPHSRRGQALGDKRECQLLEPSSVLCPTPSSKIIKMSRGGPTQLGTEANIPARVFVALFDYNPLTMSANPEAAEKELTFQKGQLLRVWGCQDPHGFYHGECNGQVGNIPGHLVVEVEVGTEWTDRRWHLPAQGHLPSVGHLADFERLTRPQGSFLIPQGNSKRPTLWTPKTMMAALDYDPRNRRAGCRGKGKLALRAGDMITVYGPVDDKGFYYGESGGHRGLVPAHLLDDLSIHRE